The following nucleotide sequence is from Deltaproteobacteria bacterium.
TATCTAATGATGTCCGAATCATCCCGAATAGTTGGAAGTAGTCCCACCCACCGTTCCTTTATTACTCATCTTATATGTCCCCCCACATGGGAGGCCAAATGAAATGAGAAAAATGGTATAGGCGGCCAGGGGAAAGCCTGAACAGTTTCTCTGTTCGTTGACTTAAGATTGAAATGTGAGTATATTTTATAATGGTTATTGACGGCAAAGTAAGATCAGCGGCAAGAATGACTACGACAGGTTCCGATTGACTGTTTATTAAGGAGAAAAACTGATGAGGATTTTGAGAGCGACATTGTGGGGATGTTTTGTTCTGGTGGTCTTGGCTGGTTTTGTTCAAGCCGCGGAGCAAAAACAAACTGTGCAGCAAAAACAAGCTGTGGAGCAAAAAGACGCGGCGCCGGTTATCGAGGTTGAAAACCCCATCTACGACTTTAAGCAGGTGGCCCAGGGAGAGACAGTGAAACACGAGTTTCGCGTCTTTAACCGGGGCACGGCCCCCCTGCAGATCAAAAATGTCAAGCCCGGTTGAGGCTGCAGTGTGGCCAGGTTTGACCGGACCATCCCTCCAGGAGAGGAGGGCAAGATTATGTTGGAAGTGCGGACAAAGGGATACCAGGGCAGTTTGCACAAGAGCGCCCGGGTGTTTACAAACGACCCCAAGCATCCCCAGGTGACCATCGGCATGAAGGGGAACATATGGACTCCCATCCATATAAATCCCAGGTACGCTCATCTCAACGGAATTTTGGGAGACAAGATCGAAAGGGTAATCCAGTTACGGGGAGAAAAGAAGGAGCCCTTGAGCGTCGAAATCGCGTCGGTCTCCATTCCGGATAAGGTTGAAGTAGAGCTACGGGAGGTCGAAAAAGGTCGTAGATATGAGGTTAAGGTTAGGAACAAAGTCAACAAGGAGACCAGATACCAGGGGCAGGTGAAACTGACGACCAACTATGCTGAAAAACCTGAGCTGGTGATCCGGATTTTAGTCAATATCGGGGCGCCCGTTGAGGTTAGGCCGAAGGTTTTGAGCTTTGGCCGCATGTCAGATGAGCGGATGCAGGAGTTGAAGAAAAAAGGCAAATTCATGAGACGTCCGGTCATGATTATTTTGAACAAGGGCAATGAGTTGAAGATTGAAAAAGTAGAACTGGAAAACTCGCTCTTTAAGGTCGTTACCCGGCAGATGCAGCGAGGTCGAACTGTGCAGCTCATGGTTGAGCCAATTTTTGATAAGCTTCAGAAGGGGCCAAACGAAGACCATATGAAAATTTATACGAACCATAAGGACAGTAAGGTCCTTGAAGTGCCCATCAGGTTTGAGATCTTGTAACAATTGTATTACTTGTAGAATGTGAAGCCTTTCCGTATCATATTCATGGGCACTCCGGAGTTTGCGGTGCCAACCCTCAAGGCCCTTCATGGCAGCAGCAATGACGTCCTTGCTGTTGCCACCAAGCCAGACCGGCCAAAGGGACGCGGCCGCCGTTTGGTTGCATCACCTGTCAAGCAAGCTGCAAGTGCGTTTGGGTATCCTGTATTGCAGCCGGTTAAGGTAAAGGAATCCTGGTTTCTTAATAGGATAATCGGGCTAAATCCGGACCTCTTTGTCGTAGTTGCCTACGGCCAGATTTTGCCGGGCTCGGTTCTGGCGATTCCCCGCGTGGGCGCCATCAATATCCATGCGTCTCTTCTTCCCAAATATCGTGGACCCGCCCCCATCCAGTGGGCAATTATCAATGGCGACAAGGAGACGGGCGTGACTACCATGTGGATGGATGAGGGTATGGATACAGGGGACATACTCCTGACCGCCAAAGTGTTGATTGGCCCGGACGAGACTTCCGGGACGCTTCACAACCAGTTGGCCGAGACGGGGGCTGGAGTGCTGATTGATACGTTGGAGCGGCTCAAGCAGGGGCATCTTGCAGGCACGCCGCAGGACAAATCAAAGGCCACGTATGCGCCCTTTTTGAAGAAAGAAGACGGATGTATCGACTGGACCAAGGATGCAAACTTCCTGGATGCTTTTGTTCGCGGGATGAATCCGTGGCCAGGGGCTTTTACCTTCCTTTTTGGCAAGAGGCTCAAGATATTCAAGGCAAAAGATCTCCAGAAGGGGACTCGGGAAAAGCCAGGGATCGTGTTGGATGGCTTTCCCGGGGATCTTGGCGTGGCAACGGGCCGGGGGGTCCTGGCTTTGAAAGAGGTTCAGCTTGAATCCGGAAAGCGGCTTGATGTTGAGGAATTCTTGAGGGGCTGCCCTGTGCCGCCTGGCACAATCTTGGGGTAACCTGGCTATGGCAGCCATTGCACGGCAGATTGCCCTTTCGGTTTTAGGCGCTATTAATGACTCGAACGTCACTCTGGATCATCTGCTCACCCGGGCCTTTGAACAGAAGCCTCAACTGATTCAGCGCGACCGTGCCTTGGTTACGCAACTGGTGTACGGGGTCCTCCGGTGGCGCAGTCGCCTTGATTGGGTGATTCAACACCTTGCAAGAAGTCCCTTTCACAAGATTGACCCACTAGTCCTGAACATCGTTCGCCTGGGGCTATATCAAATATTGTTCCTTTCCCGGGTTCCTGTTTCAGCCGCAGTTAACGATTCTGTTGAACTGGCAAAAAGGAGGGCGCCGAGTTGGGTAGTGGGGTTTGTCAATGCCATACTTCGATCAGCCGCGCAGAGGAAAAATGAGATCCCTCTGCCGGATTATAACGATGACCCGGTTGCCGCCATTGTCATTCAGGAATCCCACCCTGCCTGGATGGTCAAAAGGTGGGTGAAGCGTATGGGCGTTGAAGATGCTAAGAGGCTTTGCAAGGCGAACAATGAGATCCCTCCTGTGACGGTCCGCGCCAATACTCTAAAGGTCTCTCGGGAGAGGCTGGGCGAGTCTCTCAGCGCCCATGTGAACAAGATCAGGCAGACCAGGTTTGCTCCTGAAGGGCTCATCCTCAGAGGTCTGCGACAGTCAATCCGTGAAATGCCGGCGTTTCAGAAAGGCTGGTTTCAGGTTCAGGACGAGGCCGCGCAACTCATAAGCTACCTGCTTGAACCAAAACCTGGAGAGATGATTTTGGATGCCTGTGCGGGCCTTGGCGGCAAGACCGGACACATTGCCCAGCTTATGAAAGATAGTGGAAAGATAACGGCCGTGGATTACCAGGCCCGCAAGTTGTCCGAACTGAAAGCCTTCATGACAAGGCTTGACATTTCTTCAGTTACAACATTACGCCATGACCTTGCAGCGTCTATTCCTGAGAAGCTCGCTGAAACCTTTGACCGAATATTGCTTGATGCACCGTGTTCTGGTCTTGGCGTCATTCGGAGAAACCCTGACATCAAATGGAAAAAACAGGCAGAGGATCTCGCCAGACTTCAAAGCAAACAGCAACGTTTATTGGCCGGTGTGGCTCGATTAGTGAAAAAAAGGGGGCTTTTGGTTTACTGTGTCTGTAGTTTTGAGCCCGAAGAGGGGGAGAAGGTATTAGAAGATTTTTTGAAAAGCCGCAACGATTTTGCTATAGATGCTCTGTCTGCCGGACGCGAGGAAATCTGCGGACCTTTTGTTGACAGGTCAGGTATTTTCAGAACTCTACCGCATGAGCACGACATGGACGGGTTCTTTGCCGTTCGCCTGAGAAAGGTTGCGCCGTGAAACCGCTTTTTAAGATAGGCGTGTTTTCCTGTCTTTTTATCGCCCTTGCCGGGATCACCGGATATCTTACGTTACGGCTCATTATCAGGAGCGAAGATGTCGTGGTCGTGCCTGACCTGGTGGGAAAGGATGTTGTGTATGCCTTAGAGCTCCTTACCGACCTGGGACTCAACACCAAGGTTAGGGGCTATGAATACAGGGCCGATATCCCAAAGAACCATGTGGCAGGTCAGGAGCCTGGGCCCGGCTCTGAGGTTAAGAAAGACCGTGATATAAGGATCATCGTGTCCAAGGGGCCAGAGACTGTGATTGTGCCCAATCTTGTGGGAGTGGGTGTGCGCGAGGCGAATATTGTCATGGAAGATAACGGGCTCATAAAAGGTGTTGTGTCAAAAACTTACAGCAAAGGGGCTGTAAGAGGAGAGGTCATAAGCCAGGTTCCGCCTCCTGGCGAGGTAGTGAAGCGGGGGGATGCTATTGACTTGCTGATCGGCCTTGGCAGGCGGCCGGTTAGATTCAAGATGCCCTATTTGGACGGACTGGCCCCGGAGGATGCCATCCTTATTTTAGAGCGTTCTCAACTCAACCTGGGCCGGATACGCTATGTTCAAAGAGATGACATGCCCAAGGACGTCGTGGTGGAACAAGACCCTCGATCCGGATTCCCGGTTGTTTCCGGACGCCTGGTGAATCTTACGGTCAACAGGAAAGAAAAGGTTCTGTTTCGTGACAAGGGACTCTACCTTTTTCGTCATCATGTCTGCCATGGTTTTTTGAAGAAGCACATCCGGCTACGCATCAATGCCTTTGGCATGCTTTACGATCTATATGAGGTGTTCGGGAATCCGGGAGAAGAGATCTGGATGCTCCTCCCGAAACATCGTGAAACCACTTTTTTCCTGTACGAGGATGGGGAACTCACCTTGAGTCATTCCTTTGCAACGGAGGCCAATCTGCCTTCCTTCCCAGAGGTTGAAATGGGAGATCTTTGGTGATAGATGAAAGTGAAAGGAGTTATATGAAACTGATAGCGCCATCCATATTGTCAGCAGATTTTTCAAGACTCGGTGACGAAGTCAAGGCGGTAGAGGCTGCCGGGGCAGATTGGATCCATGTGGATGTCATGGACGGCCATTTTGTCCCCAATATAACTATCGGGCCGCTGGTTGTGGAAGCGGTTAGTAGGGTGACCGAACTCCCTATGGATGTGCACCTTATGATTGAAAATCCGGAACAGTATCTTGAAATGTTTGCCAAAGCAGGGAGCGCCTATCTGACGGTTCATGCAGAAGCTTGTTACCATCTACATGGGACGGTTCAGGCCATCAAGAACCTGGGTGTCAAGGCCGGAGTGTCGCTGAATCCGGCGACCCCCCTTTCAAAGATAGAATGGGTTTTGGAGGATGTGGACCTCGTTCTTGTCATGAGTGTAAACCCGGGTTTCGGGGGCCAGAAGTTCATTCCACAGGCCATTCAGAAGATAAGAGACCTCAGATCCATTATCGATTCAAAGAACCCGAACGTCCTTATTGAGGTTGACGGGGGCGTAAACCAGGATGTCATTCAGTCTGTGTCAGAGGCAGGGGCCGATGCATTTGTGGCAGGCTCGGCTATCTTTGGGAGCTCCGACTACGGTGCGACCATCGGAAAATTTCGTTCTCTTATCGGACGCTAAAATGAATCAGACAGGATATACAAGATGATCAGGGTATGTTGCTTTTTGCTAACCCCCCGCATTTGATGGCTTTTTCCGAACTCGTCGATTTTGACCTACCGGCAAATTCTTCAGCAATTGACTAAAGTTTTCCTGGTTGGTTTACGATAAGAAAACCGACCAGTCAGTGAATGGATGGTCAGAGCCTCCTCCTTGATTTGTCTGAATTTGCACTCAGGACTGTGTTCCGGCATTTTCTGGGTGCAGCTTCATGGGATGTGACCCATTTCTGGTTGGGTAAAACGTTGACGGAAATTTGACATCTCACGGCCACAATCAAGATGAAGAAATGGAAGATGCCTTGTAACTATTTGAAATAACACATTCTGTTGTTTTGGCTCGATTATTGCTTGACCGTCCAGTCAGTGAATGAATGTTGACTTGTGGATTCAGGAGTGCTAAGGGGGCCGATTGAAATGATTCAGCCGTTCAACTCAAGGTTTCTAACACCGACAAAGACGTTTCGGCGTCTATCTGTGCTTCTTGCCATCCATGATTCTTCCCAGATAAGTCAACACAAGATGGCGCGGATTACACATCTTAGCAGTTCTATGGTCAATAACTACGTTAAGGAGCTCCAGGAAGAAGGGCTCATCAGGGTGAGCGGCAATACGAACCGAACCCAGACGTATCATCTGACGTCTTCCGGACGAGATTTGCTGCTTTCGTTGTTGCTTTCATATTCCACTGAAATCATTCAGCTTTATGGTGGCGTCAAGCGGGAGCTCGCCAAGAGACTGCAGGGTATGCACGAGGAAGGTATTCGCACTGTAGTCTTGTTCGGGGCTGCAGAAACCGCTGAAGTTGTTCTCGCAGCCATAAAGGAAACCCCGCTCACCGTTACTGCCGTGGTGGATAGTGATTTTAGCAAACAGGGCAAGGTTTTTAGTGGGTTTACGGTTCAGAGACCAGAGCGGCTCAGCCAGATTGCCGCAGACGCAGTTGTAATCACTTCCTTTGCCAAGCAGGAGGAAATCCACGATTTTGTTCGACAGGTCGTGGGAGAACGACTCGAAGTAGTAAGACTTTCCGACTTGTAGGAGCTCTGATGAAGGTTCTGATCACCGGGATTACCGGGATGGCCGGAAGCCATCTGGCAGAATATCTATTAGGTCAAGGCGCTTGGGAAATTCATGGGGCTCTGAGGTGGCGAAGCAATAAGGAAAACATTGCCGCCTTTGAAAGAGACGTTCATTTGCACGAATGTGAACTCCGAGACCCCCATGCCGTGCTCCGGTTGTTGCAGGAGATCCGGCCCCAAAGGATTTATCATCTTGCATCACAGAGCAATGTGACCGCCAGTTGGAATTCCCCGCGTGAGACTCTGGTCAACAACATCACTGCACAACTGAATATATTTGAGGCTGTCAGAGAGCTGGAGCTAGCGGATACACGCATTCATGTCGCAGGCAGTTCAGAAGAGTACGGTTTAGTCCATGAACATGAACTGCCTGTCAAGGAAACCAACCAGCTCAGGCCCCTGAGTCCGTATGGGGTAAGCAAGGTTGCTCAGGATGCCCTGGCCTACCAGTACTACAAGAGTTTTGGCCTCCATGTTGTGAGGACAAGGGCGTTCAATCACACCGGCCCAAGACGCGGGGAAGTCTTTGTCACGTCCAGTTTTGCCAGGCAGATCGTGGAAATTGAGATGGGCAAGACAAAGCCGGTCATTCGAGTCGGGAACCTGGAGGCAAAACGTGATTTTACCGACATACGCGATGTGGTGAGAGCTTATGTTATTGCCCTTGAGCGCTGCGCCGCCGGAAGCGTTTACAATATCGGCTCTGGCTCGGCTTACAGCATTAAGGAGGTCTTGGATCTGCTGCTTGGCATGACCAAAGTGATTATCCATGTGAAAGAGGACCCTTCACGGAAGCGTCCGTCAGACGTTGCTGTCATGGTCAGTGACAGCTCGAGATTCATGGAAGAAACGGGATGGCGACCTCACATTCCATTTAGGCAGAGCCTGTTCGATCTGCTCCAATACTGGCGAGAACAACTCAGTCAACGATATGGATCTGCACGCAAGGATGAATTCGCTGTTCGTATCGCTGAGTTGAGCTGACTGTAATTAAAAGAAAATCCGGAAGATCCTGGAAATCCTGTCCAGACTAGGAAAACAAAAAGCGAAATGAAGACCATTCAAATCGGCAATCGTGTGATCGGTCCTGATCAACCCACTTATGTCATTGCTGAGATTGGTATTAATCACAATGGTGACGTGAGGCTGGCCAAGGAACTCATAGATGTGGCTGTGGATGCAAAGGTGGACGCAGTGAAATTTCAGAAACGACACCTTCCCAGTCTTTATCCAGAAGATGTGCTTAATGATACCCTGAAGTACGAACAGAATTTTCAATACATGATTCCTATTCTGAAGGAGGTGGAACTCAGCGAAAAGGACTTTGTTGCGCTAAAAGCTTACTGCAAAGACAAGGAGATTGAGTTTCTCTGCACCCCTTTTGATCTTCACAGCGTTGATTTTTTAATGGCGCTGGGAGTCAAGGCGATTAAGATCGCTTCTGCTGACCTCACCAATTTGGAACTGCTGGAATATGTAGCTGGGAAGGATAAACCCATGGTGGTTTCAACCGGCATGTCCCATTGGGGAGAAATCGAGAAGGCTGTAAGGCTTTTACAAGAAAAAAAAGCGCCGTTTGCGCTGCTCCATTGTCGCAGTGTCTATCCGGTGTGGCCGCGTGAGGTCAATCTCAGAATGATCAATCGGCTGACACAGTTTGGGTGCCCCGTGGGATACTCTGGTCACGATGTGGGTATCGTCATCCCACTTGTGGCGGCATCCATGGGGGCCTGCATTATTGAAAAACACATCACCGTGGACAAGAAAATGCGTGGTCCTGACCACAAGATTAGCCTTGAACCTTATGAGTTGAGGCGTCTGGTGCGCGATATTCGCGTGGCCGATCAGGCCATGGGTAAGAGCAAGCGGTTTTTGTTGCGCGGAGAAATTCTGAATCGTGAATTGTTTGGCAAAAGCCTTGTCGCTGACTGTGACATACCTGCAGAAAGTTGCATCACCCGGGAAATGATTAGGGTACAAGGTCCGGGGAAGGGTCTTTCGCCGAGCAGTATGGATGAACTTGTTGGCAAGGTCATTCATAGGGATCTGAAAAAGGGTGATTTTTTTCTGGAGCAAGATGTAGAAGGCTACTGCAAGGTGGATTTTTGCAACTCTTTCAAAAGCCGCTGGGGCCTCATCGCCCGGTTTACCGATCTACGCGAGATGGGTAAATACAAGCCGGAAGTGATCGAGTTTCACCTGGCGGAAAGGGATTTTGAGCTGGGTTTTGAAGGCAACGGTTTACACCATCAAGAATTGATTGTCCATGCTCCAGAGTACTTGGGCGATCAGCTCTTCGACCTGTGCAGCGGTAATGAAAAGACACGGGCGAGGTCTGTAGGCCTGGCACAAAAGACAATAGGTCTGGCACGAATTCTGGCGCCACATTTCAGGGGCGAGCCCAAGGTCATCGTCCATCCAGGCGCCATGAGTCTTAACTCCAAGTTAGAGAAAGAACCTTTGCGACAGGCGTTGATCCAATCGCTCGAGGAAATCAATTGTGACGGGATAGAGATATTATTCGAGAATCTTCCTCCCTACCCATGGTATTTCGGCGGCCAGTGGAAGGGAAACTACTTCATAGGCGCAGCAGAGATCCGTTCTTTCTGTGAAGAGACTGGTGCGAATATTTGCTTCGACCTCTCTCATGCGGCCCTCTATTGCAATGCAAAGGGGAAGAACCTCTTAGAGTTTATCCGTGTGGTCAAGCCATTCATTCGGCACATTCATTTTGCAGATGCCTATGGCCTGGATGGTGAAGGGGTCCAGATAGGCGAGGGAGACATTGATTTTGACGAAATTATGCCTCTCTTTGCTGGTTACGAGGGGACGTGGGTTCCCGAGATATGGCGCGGGCATCTGCAGGGAGGCAAGGGTTTTTTGGAGGCATTGAGCAGACTTAAGAGATACAATCTGTAGGATGGATATTGATGGGGAGTCGATGTTTTCAGATGTGGAGAACCAGGCTCAAGTTGGAGTTGAGATGTGCCGGCAAGGTAAATGACCATTCACTGCATGGACAGTACGGTCAGTGTCATGGTCGCGTTTCAGAGCTGCACGGTTTTGACCTCCTTAAATCAGTAATATAAGGTGGCCTGAGCTATCTTGTAGCCGCCGGTTGCCTTAAGATAACAATATTATTGAATAGTTAGGTCCGATAAAAATCCGTAATCAAAGGGGCGGAGCTGTGAACGCAGATTGGGACTGCGGATTGGAAGAGACTTAGCGTTATCATTAATCTTTCAATTACTGCAATCCGTGAAATCCCCGAAATCAGCTTTAGAATCAGTGACATGAATATTTTGATGATCACGGCAAACGATCCTGCAGGCATGGGGCTTGCTTTTACCAACGCAATCAATCGTTATTCTGAACACACTTGCCGATTGATAACGACGGCCGAAAGATACGGTTTTGACTATGAAAAGGATATTCACATCCCTGATATCGAAGACGACGATTTCGGAGAAGTGGAACAGTTATTGAGGGGTGCAGACATCTTTCATTTTCATGTGTTGCAGGACGAGAATTCCCACCTAGGTCC
It contains:
- a CDS encoding methionyl-tRNA formyltransferase — encoded protein: MGTPEFAVPTLKALHGSSNDVLAVATKPDRPKGRGRRLVASPVKQAASAFGYPVLQPVKVKESWFLNRIIGLNPDLFVVVAYGQILPGSVLAIPRVGAINIHASLLPKYRGPAPIQWAIINGDKETGVTTMWMDEGMDTGDILLTAKVLIGPDETSGTLHNQLAETGAGVLIDTLERLKQGHLAGTPQDKSKATYAPFLKKEDGCIDWTKDANFLDAFVRGMNPWPGAFTFLFGKRLKIFKAKDLQKGTREKPGIVLDGFPGDLGVATGRGVLALKEVQLESGKRLDVEEFLRGCPVPPGTILG
- the rsmB gene encoding 16S rRNA (cytosine(967)-C(5))-methyltransferase RsmB — its product is MAAIARQIALSVLGAINDSNVTLDHLLTRAFEQKPQLIQRDRALVTQLVYGVLRWRSRLDWVIQHLARSPFHKIDPLVLNIVRLGLYQILFLSRVPVSAAVNDSVELAKRRAPSWVVGFVNAILRSAAQRKNEIPLPDYNDDPVAAIVIQESHPAWMVKRWVKRMGVEDAKRLCKANNEIPPVTVRANTLKVSRERLGESLSAHVNKIRQTRFAPEGLILRGLRQSIREMPAFQKGWFQVQDEAAQLISYLLEPKPGEMILDACAGLGGKTGHIAQLMKDSGKITAVDYQARKLSELKAFMTRLDISSVTTLRHDLAASIPEKLAETFDRILLDAPCSGLGVIRRNPDIKWKKQAEDLARLQSKQQRLLAGVARLVKKRGLLVYCVCSFEPEEGEKVLEDFLKSRNDFAIDALSAGREEICGPFVDRSGIFRTLPHEHDMDGFFAVRLRKVAP
- a CDS encoding DUF1573 domain-containing protein, producing the protein MRILRATLWGCFVLVVLAGFVQAAEQKQTVQQKQAVEQKDAAPVIEVENPIYDFKQVAQGETVKHEFRVFNRGTAPLQIKNVKPG
- a CDS encoding ribulose-phosphate 3-epimerase; this encodes MKLIAPSILSADFSRLGDEVKAVEAAGADWIHVDVMDGHFVPNITIGPLVVEAVSRVTELPMDVHLMIENPEQYLEMFAKAGSAYLTVHAEACYHLHGTVQAIKNLGVKAGVSLNPATPLSKIEWVLEDVDLVLVMSVNPGFGGQKFIPQAIQKIRDLRSIIDSKNPNVLIEVDGGVNQDVIQSVSEAGADAFVAGSAIFGSSDYGATIGKFRSLIGR
- a CDS encoding winged helix-turn-helix transcriptional regulator — translated: MIQPFNSRFLTPTKTFRRLSVLLAIHDSSQISQHKMARITHLSSSMVNNYVKELQEEGLIRVSGNTNRTQTYHLTSSGRDLLLSLLLSYSTEIIQLYGGVKRELAKRLQGMHEEGIRTVVLFGAAETAEVVLAAIKETPLTVTAVVDSDFSKQGKVFSGFTVQRPERLSQIAADAVVITSFAKQEEIHDFVRQVVGERLEVVRLSDL
- a CDS encoding PASTA domain-containing protein yields the protein MKPLFKIGVFSCLFIALAGITGYLTLRLIIRSEDVVVVPDLVGKDVVYALELLTDLGLNTKVRGYEYRADIPKNHVAGQEPGPGSEVKKDRDIRIIVSKGPETVIVPNLVGVGVREANIVMEDNGLIKGVVSKTYSKGAVRGEVISQVPPPGEVVKRGDAIDLLIGLGRRPVRFKMPYLDGLAPEDAILILERSQLNLGRIRYVQRDDMPKDVVVEQDPRSGFPVVSGRLVNLTVNRKEKVLFRDKGLYLFRHHVCHGFLKKHIRLRINAFGMLYDLYEVFGNPGEEIWMLLPKHRETTFFLYEDGELTLSHSFATEANLPSFPEVEMGDLW
- a CDS encoding N-acetylneuraminate synthase family protein; this encodes MKTIQIGNRVIGPDQPTYVIAEIGINHNGDVRLAKELIDVAVDAKVDAVKFQKRHLPSLYPEDVLNDTLKYEQNFQYMIPILKEVELSEKDFVALKAYCKDKEIEFLCTPFDLHSVDFLMALGVKAIKIASADLTNLELLEYVAGKDKPMVVSTGMSHWGEIEKAVRLLQEKKAPFALLHCRSVYPVWPREVNLRMINRLTQFGCPVGYSGHDVGIVIPLVAASMGACIIEKHITVDKKMRGPDHKISLEPYELRRLVRDIRVADQAMGKSKRFLLRGEILNRELFGKSLVADCDIPAESCITREMIRVQGPGKGLSPSSMDELVGKVIHRDLKKGDFFLEQDVEGYCKVDFCNSFKSRWGLIARFTDLREMGKYKPEVIEFHLAERDFELGFEGNGLHHQELIVHAPEYLGDQLFDLCSGNEKTRARSVGLAQKTIGLARILAPHFRGEPKVIVHPGAMSLNSKLEKEPLRQALIQSLEEINCDGIEILFENLPPYPWYFGGQWKGNYFIGAAEIRSFCEETGANICFDLSHAALYCNAKGKNLLEFIRVVKPFIRHIHFADAYGLDGEGVQIGEGDIDFDEIMPLFAGYEGTWVPEIWRGHLQGGKGFLEALSRLKRYNL
- a CDS encoding GDP-mannose 4,6-dehydratase, yielding MKVLITGITGMAGSHLAEYLLGQGAWEIHGALRWRSNKENIAAFERDVHLHECELRDPHAVLRLLQEIRPQRIYHLASQSNVTASWNSPRETLVNNITAQLNIFEAVRELELADTRIHVAGSSEEYGLVHEHELPVKETNQLRPLSPYGVSKVAQDALAYQYYKSFGLHVVRTRAFNHTGPRRGEVFVTSSFARQIVEIEMGKTKPVIRVGNLEAKRDFTDIRDVVRAYVIALERCAAGSVYNIGSGSAYSIKEVLDLLLGMTKVIIHVKEDPSRKRPSDVAVMVSDSSRFMEETGWRPHIPFRQSLFDLLQYWREQLSQRYGSARKDEFAVRIAELS